One genomic segment of Microbacterium sp. ProA8 includes these proteins:
- a CDS encoding HAMP domain-containing sensor histidine kinase, with protein sequence MAERRRRSLRTRITAASTLVVAAALVVGALAFYGILSVSIHEATVRAAETRAEQLAARIDAEGPAVVTELDDDIAQVLDEGGGVVATSEEADSGDLPDTDGTTAITYDDEPLVVVREDLDDGDALLLAVSVEDDQSTLATVAVLLAVAVVAVVALVAAITWWVVGRALRPVERIRAEVDDISADRLDRRVAVPASGDEIAALAGTMNRMLARLDAAAAAQRRFVSDASHELRSPLATIRQHAELAQLHPDATSIDDLAGVVHDEGLRMQELVDALLLLTRLDESPVIHQGAVDLDDLAFAEITRLRAGGVKVDGSGVHAARVRGDVRLLGRLVRNLAHNAARHARSAVALGVLERDGQVLLTVDDDGPGVPAAERERIFERFVRLDEARARDAGGSGLGLAIVRAIAEAEGGSVGVEDSPLGGARFSVVLPAAS encoded by the coding sequence GTGGCTGAGCGGCGTCGCCGTTCGCTGCGGACACGCATCACCGCGGCCTCGACGCTGGTCGTCGCCGCCGCGCTGGTGGTGGGGGCGCTGGCTTTCTACGGCATCCTGTCCGTCAGCATCCATGAGGCCACCGTGCGTGCTGCCGAGACGCGCGCCGAGCAGCTCGCGGCCCGGATCGACGCCGAAGGACCGGCAGTGGTGACCGAGCTCGACGACGACATCGCGCAGGTGCTCGACGAGGGCGGGGGTGTGGTCGCCACGTCCGAGGAAGCCGACAGCGGCGACCTGCCCGACACCGACGGCACCACCGCGATCACGTACGACGACGAACCGCTGGTCGTCGTGCGCGAAGACCTGGACGACGGCGACGCGCTGCTCCTGGCCGTGTCGGTCGAGGACGACCAGAGCACCCTGGCCACCGTCGCGGTGCTGCTCGCCGTCGCCGTCGTCGCCGTCGTCGCACTGGTGGCCGCCATCACCTGGTGGGTGGTCGGACGTGCACTCCGCCCGGTGGAGCGCATCCGCGCAGAAGTCGACGACATCTCCGCCGATCGCCTCGACCGGCGCGTCGCCGTGCCGGCATCGGGCGATGAGATCGCCGCGCTCGCCGGCACGATGAATCGAATGCTGGCGCGGCTGGATGCCGCAGCCGCCGCGCAGCGCCGGTTCGTATCGGATGCCTCGCACGAGCTGCGATCCCCGCTCGCGACGATCCGCCAGCACGCCGAGCTGGCGCAGCTGCATCCCGACGCGACATCCATCGACGATCTTGCCGGGGTCGTCCACGACGAAGGACTGCGGATGCAGGAGCTCGTCGACGCGCTGCTGCTGCTGACCCGGCTCGACGAGAGTCCGGTGATCCACCAGGGGGCCGTCGACCTCGACGACCTCGCCTTCGCGGAGATCACGCGGCTCCGCGCCGGGGGTGTGAAGGTCGACGGGTCCGGCGTCCATGCCGCGCGGGTGCGCGGTGACGTCCGCCTCCTGGGCCGGCTGGTGCGCAATCTCGCCCACAACGCGGCGCGTCACGCGCGGTCGGCTGTCGCACTCGGGGTGCTCGAGCGTGACGGGCAGGTGCTGCTGACCGTCGATGACGACGGCCCGGGCGTTCCGGCCGCAGAGCGCGAGCGCATCTTCGAGCGCTTCGTGCGCCTCGACGAGGCACGTGCACGCGACGCCGGAGGCAGTGGGCTGGGCCTTGCGATCGTCCGCGCGATCGCGGAGGCCGAGGGCGGCAGCGTGGGCGTCGAGGACTCGCCGCTCGGCGGCGCGCGGTTCTCGGTCGTGCTTCCCGCGGCATCCTGA
- a CDS encoding response regulator transcription factor → MRILVVDDEVRLADGIRRGLEAEGFGVDVAHNGVDGLWRARQTAYDAIVLDLMMPGMSGWKVCEALRAEENWTPVLMLTAKDGEWDQIEALETGADDYVTKPFSFAVLVARLRALIRRGGVERPTVLEAGDLRLDPGSRTVRRGDTDVDLTSREFSVLEHLMRHRGQVISKRDLIAGVWNDDFEGDPNIVEVYVGHLRRKVDRPFGRAAIETIRGAGYRLAADGG, encoded by the coding sequence ATGCGGATTCTCGTGGTGGATGATGAGGTGCGCCTTGCCGACGGCATCCGTCGTGGACTCGAGGCGGAGGGCTTCGGCGTGGACGTCGCCCACAACGGCGTGGACGGACTATGGCGTGCCCGGCAGACCGCGTACGACGCCATCGTGCTCGACCTGATGATGCCCGGCATGAGCGGATGGAAGGTCTGCGAGGCGCTGCGGGCCGAGGAGAACTGGACGCCGGTGCTCATGCTCACGGCGAAGGACGGCGAGTGGGACCAGATCGAGGCGCTCGAGACCGGCGCCGACGACTACGTCACCAAGCCCTTCTCGTTCGCCGTGCTCGTCGCCCGTCTGCGTGCCCTGATCCGCCGGGGCGGTGTCGAGCGCCCGACGGTGCTCGAGGCGGGCGACCTGCGGCTCGACCCCGGATCCCGCACCGTGCGGCGCGGCGATACCGACGTCGACCTCACGTCGCGGGAGTTCTCCGTGCTCGAGCACCTCATGCGTCACCGCGGGCAGGTGATCTCCAAGCGCGACCTCATCGCCGGAGTCTGGAACGACGACTTCGAGGGGGACCCGAACATCGTCGAGGTCTACGTCGGACACCTGCGGCGCAAGGTCGACCGACCCTTCGGCCGAGCGGCGATCGAGACCATCCGCGGCGCAGGCTACCGTCTGGCGGCCGACGGTGGCTGA
- a CDS encoding metalloregulator ArsR/SmtB family transcription factor — MTDRTRPSLDELGRAFAEPTRLRVLRELLGGTPLPAGALAARIGVAPSTVSAHLARLEEAGLIEIENVGRAREARLADQTVADAVESLLRLSGEDPVSSLSAHDRRTALRRARRCYDHLAGDLGIAIADRAIADGWITDHDGSWLFAADVGTVGAALGIPVTLTSSSRPIVRPCLDWTERRPHIAGRLGAAILAGMLQAGWLGRRRDDRALTITPRGREHFAALGIDAS; from the coding sequence ATGACCGATCGCACGCGCCCGTCGCTCGACGAGCTCGGCCGAGCGTTTGCCGAGCCGACGCGGCTGCGCGTGCTTCGAGAACTCCTCGGCGGGACACCATTGCCCGCTGGTGCGCTGGCCGCCCGGATCGGTGTCGCCCCGTCGACGGTGAGCGCCCACCTCGCTCGCCTCGAGGAGGCGGGGCTGATCGAGATCGAGAATGTGGGTCGCGCGCGGGAAGCGCGACTGGCCGATCAGACCGTAGCGGACGCCGTCGAGAGTCTCCTTCGGCTCTCTGGCGAGGATCCGGTCTCCTCGCTCTCCGCCCACGATCGACGCACCGCATTGCGGCGGGCGCGGCGTTGCTACGACCACCTTGCAGGCGACCTGGGAATCGCCATCGCAGACCGCGCGATCGCGGACGGGTGGATCACCGACCACGACGGATCGTGGTTGTTCGCGGCGGATGTCGGCACCGTCGGCGCCGCCCTCGGCATACCCGTCACGCTCACCTCTTCGTCCCGCCCGATCGTGCGCCCTTGCCTGGACTGGACGGAACGCCGCCCGCACATCGCCGGGCGGCTCGGCGCGGCGATCCTCGCCGGCATGCTCCAAGCAGGGTGGCTCGGGCGGCGCCGCGACGACCGCGCACTGACGATCACACCTCGCGGACGCGAGCACTTCGCCGCACTCGGCATCGACGCGTCTTGA
- a CDS encoding OsmC family protein — translation MNAHVYESTVSWSGSTGAGYAEYDRRHRVSAGETSMSVSADRAFRGDPALPNPEQLVLAAASSCQLLSFLAVAARAGVDVIDYRDEATAIMPLRARPMRITEIVLSPTVTVRQAETETIVRLMHEAHAECFIAHSLTASVEMDITVEVAA, via the coding sequence ATGAACGCTCACGTCTACGAGTCGACAGTCAGCTGGTCCGGGTCGACCGGCGCCGGGTATGCCGAATACGACCGCCGACACCGAGTATCCGCCGGGGAGACCTCGATGTCCGTCAGCGCGGATCGGGCGTTCCGCGGGGATCCCGCGCTTCCGAATCCGGAACAGCTGGTGCTCGCGGCGGCCAGCTCATGCCAACTGCTGTCGTTCCTCGCCGTGGCTGCTCGAGCCGGAGTGGACGTGATCGACTATCGCGACGAGGCGACTGCGATCATGCCTCTTCGAGCACGCCCGATGCGGATCACGGAGATCGTGCTCAGCCCGACGGTCACGGTCCGACAGGCCGAGACTGAGACGATCGTCCGGCTGATGCACGAGGCGCACGCCGAATGCTTCATCGCGCATTCGCTCACGGCATCCGTCGAAATGGACATCACGGTCGAGGTCGCCGCATGA
- a CDS encoding SDR family oxidoreductase, whose protein sequence is MTAVTGGSRGIGAATVLRLAAAGGAVAVGYHTDRDAALAVAADAERKGGRAVPIQVDVTQADSLADFLDGAASQLGPVDGVVANAGAVRAVGRLVELDPEAISRDLEVNLLGAVLTCRAAIPHLQRTEGALVLVGSAAATIGSPGSYVHYAAAKAGVAALTVGLSKELGPAGIRVNCVEPGTVWTDFHQDPQRPAKVATGLPLGRAGQPDEIAAAIIWLLSKEASYATGATVRIAGGM, encoded by the coding sequence GTGACCGCCGTCACCGGGGGATCCCGAGGCATCGGCGCCGCGACCGTTCTTCGACTCGCTGCCGCCGGCGGCGCCGTCGCAGTCGGCTACCACACAGACCGGGATGCTGCTCTCGCCGTCGCCGCTGACGCTGAGCGGAAAGGCGGGCGCGCGGTGCCCATCCAGGTCGATGTGACGCAAGCCGACTCCCTCGCCGATTTCCTCGACGGCGCAGCGTCGCAGTTGGGGCCGGTAGATGGCGTGGTGGCCAACGCCGGCGCGGTGCGGGCCGTGGGTCGCCTTGTCGAACTCGATCCCGAGGCCATCAGCCGCGATCTGGAGGTGAACCTTCTCGGCGCGGTGTTGACCTGTCGGGCAGCGATCCCGCATCTTCAACGAACCGAGGGTGCCCTTGTCCTGGTCGGTTCCGCTGCGGCGACGATCGGCAGCCCCGGCAGTTACGTCCACTACGCTGCCGCGAAAGCAGGCGTTGCCGCGCTGACTGTCGGGCTGTCAAAAGAACTCGGTCCCGCAGGCATCCGTGTCAATTGCGTCGAGCCCGGAACAGTGTGGACGGACTTTCATCAGGACCCGCAACGCCCCGCGAAGGTCGCAACTGGGCTCCCGCTGGGGCGAGCCGGCCAGCCCGATGAGATCGCCGCCGCGATCATATGGCTTCTCTCGAAGGAAGCCAGCTATGCGACCGGGGCGACCGTGCGCATCGCCGGAGGCATGTAG
- a CDS encoding methyltransferase domain-containing protein has protein sequence MGELPEHVAVNREYWDSMAHEWVAAGERSWKQAEPTWGEWGIPENQLRLLPDDMTGLRAIELGCGTAYVSAWMARRGASVTGIDNSAEQLRTARRLSEQHSIVLELIHGNAEEVAKPDDSYDFAISEYGAAIWADPYRWIPEAHRLLRPGGTLVFLGNHVFVGLCSPVDGSYPITRRLERPYFGSHRLDWREAADDPGGIEFTLTFSEWIKLFRATGFEILDLTEIQAPADATGLRSGVTAEWAREFPQEHVWTLRKEL, from the coding sequence ATGGGCGAACTCCCGGAACACGTCGCGGTCAACCGTGAGTACTGGGACAGCATGGCTCATGAGTGGGTCGCGGCGGGTGAGCGATCGTGGAAACAGGCAGAACCCACGTGGGGCGAATGGGGCATCCCCGAGAACCAGCTCCGGCTGCTCCCCGACGACATGACCGGGTTGCGGGCGATCGAACTGGGCTGTGGCACTGCCTACGTGTCGGCCTGGATGGCGCGGAGGGGCGCGTCGGTCACAGGGATCGACAATTCGGCCGAGCAGCTTCGCACTGCCCGGCGACTCTCCGAGCAGCACTCGATCGTTCTCGAACTCATCCACGGCAACGCGGAGGAGGTCGCCAAACCCGACGACTCCTACGACTTCGCGATCAGCGAATACGGCGCGGCCATCTGGGCCGACCCGTACAGGTGGATACCGGAAGCGCACCGGCTGCTGCGGCCCGGAGGGACGCTGGTCTTCCTCGGCAATCACGTGTTCGTGGGCCTCTGCTCGCCCGTCGACGGGTCGTACCCGATCACCCGCCGGCTCGAGCGGCCCTACTTCGGCAGCCATCGTCTGGACTGGCGAGAAGCAGCAGATGACCCCGGCGGCATCGAATTCACCCTGACCTTCTCGGAATGGATCAAGCTGTTCCGTGCCACCGGGTTCGAGATCCTCGATCTGACCGAGATCCAGGCTCCTGCCGATGCCACGGGGTTGCGATCAGGCGTCACAGCAGAGTGGGCACGGGAGTTTCCCCAGGAGCATGTCTGGACACTTCGCAAAGAACTCTGA
- a CDS encoding class I SAM-dependent methyltransferase, which produces MTDDARALWDAEAVAFDDAADHGLRDPEVRGAWADLLIPLINGRGLRVADLGCGTGALSLLLAAEGGHLVSGVDFSPEMIRRARAKAEQTIPRPEFVVADAAEPPLPEGRFDVVLCRHVLWAMDDPAAALKKWIALLTPNGVLILIEGRWHTGVGLTADECFRLVTDQRKDVALRILDDPSYWGGPIADERYLIISAS; this is translated from the coding sequence ATGACGGACGACGCGAGAGCCCTATGGGATGCCGAGGCGGTGGCCTTCGATGATGCGGCCGATCACGGGCTCCGGGATCCCGAGGTGCGCGGAGCCTGGGCAGATCTGCTGATCCCCCTGATCAACGGTCGCGGGCTGCGGGTCGCCGACCTCGGGTGTGGCACGGGCGCCCTGTCGCTCCTTCTGGCCGCGGAAGGCGGGCACCTCGTGAGCGGTGTGGACTTCTCGCCCGAGATGATTCGCCGAGCGCGAGCAAAGGCGGAGCAGACGATCCCACGGCCGGAGTTCGTCGTGGCCGATGCCGCCGAGCCCCCGTTGCCGGAGGGGAGATTCGACGTCGTCCTGTGCCGCCATGTCCTGTGGGCGATGGACGATCCTGCTGCAGCGCTGAAGAAGTGGATCGCGCTCCTCACCCCGAACGGCGTGCTGATCCTCATCGAAGGTCGTTGGCACACGGGAGTCGGCCTGACTGCTGACGAGTGCTTCCGACTCGTCACCGATCAGCGCAAAGATGTGGCGCTCCGCATACTGGATGACCCGTCCTACTGGGGTGGACCCATCGCAGATGAGCGGTACCTGATCATCAGCGCGTCCTGA
- a CDS encoding MmcQ/YjbR family DNA-binding protein has protein sequence MNGDAAPTHPMWFPPEHPLVARVRGLCMPYPEAVEAISHGRCTFRAGKRQFAIVGSAAEPAVLFVPDDLERPVLLERDDVFVPPYEGAYGWLALRIEPDAGDWELLGELLDTSYRIVALQRQLRALDARDA, from the coding sequence GTGAACGGCGACGCGGCTCCGACCCATCCGATGTGGTTCCCGCCCGAACACCCGCTCGTCGCCCGCGTCCGAGGGCTGTGCATGCCCTATCCCGAAGCCGTGGAGGCGATCTCGCACGGACGCTGCACGTTTCGCGCCGGCAAGCGCCAGTTCGCGATCGTCGGTTCCGCCGCCGAACCGGCGGTGCTGTTCGTGCCCGACGACCTCGAGCGGCCTGTGCTCCTGGAACGCGACGACGTCTTCGTGCCGCCCTACGAGGGCGCCTACGGCTGGCTCGCCCTCCGCATCGAACCAGATGCCGGTGACTGGGAGCTCCTCGGCGAACTCCTCGACACGTCGTACCGGATCGTCGCCCTGCAGCGTCAGCTGCGTGCGCTCGATGCGCGGGACGCCTGA